A genomic stretch from Thermococcus sp. MV5 includes:
- a CDS encoding Rossmann-like domain-containing protein, translating to MLLKKFKKEALKFAKGLELVDFSFGLPYTYVLVEGENGRALGVAMTLPEEIQRYENSIGEPSLEEFIKKADSLNIVERTLALAAINAVSQYHIDLNNAEWADAVELFSDDIGKIAVIGNMPPIVKALRERNFKLYIFERNPKLWDKETLSDSLEYWLLPEVDAVIASATCIVNGTVDMIAERAKNAKIILLTGPTGQALPEFFKGTGITHIASMKVVDIRKAIRELKLGCFKGFAEGSIKYIVEI from the coding sequence ATGCTGTTGAAGAAATTCAAAAAAGAAGCGCTGAAGTTTGCAAAAGGCTTAGAGCTTGTTGATTTTTCCTTCGGTCTTCCCTACACCTACGTCCTCGTTGAGGGTGAAAATGGTAGAGCCCTCGGAGTTGCTATGACCCTGCCAGAGGAAATCCAAAGATACGAAAACTCAATTGGAGAGCCAAGCCTAGAGGAGTTCATAAAAAAGGCTGACAGCCTGAACATCGTTGAAAGAACTCTGGCTCTGGCGGCGATAAATGCGGTTTCCCAATACCACATCGATCTAAATAATGCAGAATGGGCTGATGCAGTAGAACTCTTCTCTGATGATATTGGAAAAATAGCGGTCATTGGGAACATGCCCCCAATAGTCAAAGCGCTACGCGAAAGGAATTTTAAGCTGTACATCTTTGAGCGCAATCCAAAATTGTGGGACAAAGAAACATTGAGCGATTCCTTAGAGTACTGGCTTCTGCCAGAAGTTGATGCAGTTATTGCAAGTGCAACTTGTATAGTAAACGGAACTGTTGATATGATAGCTGAAAGAGCAAAGAATGCAAAAATTATTCTCCTTACAGGGCCAACTGGACAGGCTTTACCAGAGTTCTTTAAGGGAACGGGAATAACCCATATTGCATCCATGAAGGTTGTTGATATTAGGAAAGCCATTAGGGAGCTCAAACTCGGCTGTTTTAAGGGCTTTGCAGAAGGCAGCATAAAGTACATAGTCGAGATTTAG
- the tsaA gene encoding tRNA (N6-threonylcarbamoyladenosine(37)-N6)-methyltransferase TrmO has translation MRSDLICYKPIGIIHTPFKDPRGVPIQPSAARGIEGEVEVFPEYVKGLKDLEGFSHIILIYHFHLAKPNSLLVRPYMDAEYHGVFATRAPSRPNPIGLSIVRLVRVEGNVLHIKDVDIVDGTPLLDIKPYVPDFDVREVERIGWLENNIHKLPKARDDGRFARR, from the coding sequence TTGAGAAGTGACTTAATATGTTATAAACCCATTGGTATTATTCACACTCCATTTAAAGATCCGAGAGGGGTTCCAATACAGCCTTCTGCAGCAAGAGGTATTGAAGGAGAGGTAGAGGTCTTCCCAGAATATGTCAAAGGTCTGAAAGACCTTGAGGGATTTTCACACATAATCTTAATTTATCACTTTCACCTAGCGAAACCCAATAGTTTGTTAGTCAGGCCTTATATGGATGCTGAGTATCATGGAGTCTTTGCCACCAGAGCTCCAAGTAGACCCAACCCAATAGGTCTCTCTATAGTGAGGCTTGTCAGAGTTGAAGGAAACGTACTTCACATTAAAGATGTCGATATAGTAGATGGAACGCCTCTCTTGGATATCAAACCTTACGTCCCTGATTTCGACGTTAGAGAGGTTGAAAGAATAGGCTGGCTTGAAAATAACATTCATAAACTCCCAAAGGCGAGGGATGATGGAAGGTTTGCAAGAAGATGA
- a CDS encoding ribonuclease Z, with the protein MLEVIFLGTGGIMPNKERNVPAIALKYKGEIILWDIGEGTLRQFNIAKLSPMKIDKIFITHFHGDHYLGLMSFIQTMSLWNRERPLHIYGPKYTFEFVQSYLKSGFFRPGFEIHIHELGEARLKFGDYEIWSFKVEHGVPALGYVFKEKEKRGSFDIEKIRELGLIPGPWMKRLEKEGKVEIDGRIIHLEEVTGKPKKGVKVVYTGDTEPCERVKLFSEKADLLIHEATYVDETDRNESYHSTVSEACETAKKARVKILALFHRAPRYTYEEYCMRAREVCNYEFIIPKDFDVIKVGEGYELSSIR; encoded by the coding sequence ATGCTTGAAGTAATTTTCCTCGGGACTGGAGGCATAATGCCAAATAAAGAAAGAAACGTTCCTGCTATAGCTTTGAAATATAAGGGCGAGATAATACTATGGGATATTGGGGAAGGCACATTACGACAGTTCAATATCGCCAAGCTGAGCCCAATGAAGATCGATAAGATTTTCATAACTCATTTTCATGGCGACCACTATCTTGGCTTGATGAGCTTTATCCAGACCATGAGCCTGTGGAATAGAGAAAGACCACTTCATATCTACGGCCCAAAATATACCTTTGAATTTGTGCAAAGTTATTTAAAAAGTGGATTTTTCAGGCCAGGATTTGAAATTCACATTCACGAGCTTGGAGAAGCTAGATTAAAGTTCGGGGATTATGAAATATGGAGTTTTAAAGTTGAGCATGGGGTTCCTGCTTTGGGATATGTATTTAAAGAAAAGGAGAAGAGGGGGAGTTTTGATATTGAAAAGATTAGAGAGCTCGGACTAATCCCAGGCCCTTGGATGAAGAGGCTTGAAAAAGAAGGAAAAGTGGAAATTGATGGTAGAATAATACACCTTGAAGAAGTTACTGGAAAGCCCAAAAAAGGAGTAAAAGTAGTATATACTGGAGACACCGAACCATGTGAGAGAGTGAAGCTTTTTTCAGAAAAAGCTGACCTACTGATACACGAAGCCACTTATGTAGATGAAACAGACAGAAACGAAAGCTATCACTCAACAGTTTCTGAAGCTTGTGAAACAGCGAAAAAAGCCAGAGTAAAAATTTTAGCCCTCTTCCATAGAGCACCTAGATACACTTATGAAGAGTACTGTATGAGGGCACGTGAAGTATGCAACTACGAATTTATAATTCCAAAGGACTTTGATGTCATTAAAGTTGGTGAGGGGTATGAGTTATCTTCGATACGTTAA
- a CDS encoding NifB/NifX family molybdenum-iron cluster-binding protein — protein MRIAVSSSNDGGLEDTISAVFARAPVFTIVDVENGEIKNVKTIQNKAMNVPSGSGPMVVQMLIKEGVDAVIAPQLGPNAMAALQAAGIKVYTFPPGTPIKEAVEKISKGEAPQSPEYPQPFHVPPHYPPAPQPQAYYPPFPMPARPPIPEPPRHKDCVHYKDGKCEFWNLTVHADDPACPFFIPKNAPWRWW, from the coding sequence ATGAGAATTGCAGTATCAAGTTCAAACGATGGAGGGTTAGAAGACACAATTTCAGCAGTTTTTGCAAGGGCACCCGTGTTTACAATCGTCGATGTAGAAAACGGAGAAATTAAAAACGTTAAAACTATCCAAAACAAAGCCATGAATGTCCCAAGCGGATCAGGTCCAATGGTTGTGCAAATGCTCATTAAGGAAGGAGTTGATGCAGTGATTGCTCCTCAACTTGGCCCAAACGCTATGGCTGCCCTACAAGCTGCAGGAATTAAGGTTTACACATTTCCACCGGGAACCCCGATAAAGGAAGCTGTTGAAAAGATAAGCAAAGGCGAAGCTCCACAATCACCCGAATACCCACAACCTTTCCATGTCCCACCACACTACCCACCCGCTCCTCAGCCACAAGCTTACTATCCTCCATTCCCAATGCCAGCAAGACCACCGATACCAGAGCCACCAAGGCACAAGGATTGCGTCCACTATAAGGATGGCAAGTGTGAATTTTGGAATCTAACTGTTCACGCTGATGATCCCGCTTGCCCATTTTTCATTCCAAAGAACGCTCCTTGGAGGTGGTGGTGA
- the mobA gene encoding molybdenum cofactor guanylyltransferase MobA, with the protein MIGVILAGGKSNRFGEEKLLYNVNGKALITYTIERLLKSKAIEEVVIITLEERKDKFKDLGVRILIDKLEIGPIGGVYTALVKLGDVFIAAGDMPNINPKFVNYIIKEFHKFRPMACVPLWANGYLEPLHAAYSEEFLLVLENQIKKEEYMLGKAIKTASTHYIQIDSLPFEWRESFFNVNTKRDLKKFKGASRE; encoded by the coding sequence ATGATTGGTGTAATACTTGCTGGAGGCAAATCAAACAGATTTGGGGAGGAAAAACTTCTGTATAACGTGAACGGAAAAGCTTTAATTACCTACACAATCGAGAGACTCCTGAAATCAAAAGCAATAGAAGAAGTAGTCATAATAACATTAGAAGAAAGAAAGGACAAGTTTAAGGATCTTGGAGTTAGGATTCTCATTGATAAACTTGAGATAGGTCCGATTGGGGGGGTCTATACAGCTTTGGTCAAGCTGGGGGATGTGTTTATAGCAGCAGGTGATATGCCCAATATAAATCCAAAGTTTGTAAACTATATTATAAAAGAATTCCACAAATTTAGACCCATGGCCTGTGTTCCTTTATGGGCAAATGGATACCTTGAGCCCCTTCATGCTGCTTATTCCGAGGAATTCTTACTCGTACTTGAAAACCAGATAAAAAAAGAGGAATATATGTTGGGAAAAGCCATAAAAACGGCAAGCACCCACTATATCCAAATAGACTCCCTCCCTTTTGAATGGAGAGAGAGCTTTTTCAATGTAAACACAAAAAGAGACTTGAAAAAGTTTAAAGGCGCTTCGAGAGAATAA
- a CDS encoding GNAT family N-acetyltransferase: MNIRIAKLEDAKGIVEVHCSDVEKWIKKDNNREATYEELSIKDRYLHGGPWMSIESCAVHLNSLLLEGQIPIVAEINGKIIGNAELLISEEPITGRIRRIAHLDILEVHKNFRGRGIGRKIVSFVAALAKEKGCELLTVVPEKSAIGFYTKLGIDNVLFQGYFVEFELSLFSGQEKTPDLFEFSWKEIKNKEMVVGRFQSSYHHWFTAFKDRLAGIDDAVYFESGKLGESYYILEEAIYSNLIVTAYMWGQEKDFPFLLARAKNLGFKKLRTIVEENLIKEFSPKILDKMIILSKRL, translated from the coding sequence ATGAATATCAGGATAGCAAAGCTTGAAGATGCAAAGGGGATAGTCGAAGTACACTGTTCAGATGTTGAAAAGTGGATCAAGAAAGACAATAATAGAGAAGCGACTTATGAAGAACTCAGTATAAAAGACCGCTATCTGCATGGTGGCCCATGGATGAGTATTGAAAGCTGTGCAGTTCATTTGAATAGTCTTTTATTAGAAGGTCAGATTCCCATAGTGGCAGAGATAAATGGGAAAATTATTGGAAATGCTGAGCTTTTGATAAGCGAAGAGCCAATAACAGGTAGAATTAGAAGAATAGCACATCTGGATATTCTAGAAGTCCACAAGAACTTTAGGGGGAGAGGGATAGGGAGAAAAATTGTCAGCTTTGTTGCAGCACTTGCAAAAGAAAAAGGATGTGAGCTTTTAACAGTAGTGCCTGAAAAAAGTGCTATTGGCTTTTATACAAAACTTGGGATTGATAATGTGCTCTTTCAGGGCTATTTTGTCGAGTTTGAACTCTCTCTTTTTTCAGGCCAGGAAAAAACCCCTGATTTATTTGAGTTTTCATGGAAAGAAATTAAAAATAAAGAGATGGTCGTGGGCAGGTTTCAGAGCTCTTATCATCATTGGTTTACGGCATTTAAAGATAGACTGGCAGGTATAGATGATGCAGTTTATTTCGAAAGTGGGAAGTTGGGAGAGTCATATTATATTCTTGAGGAGGCCATTTACAGTAATTTGATAGTCACTGCATACATGTGGGGGCAGGAGAAGGACTTTCCTTTCTTATTGGCTAGAGCAAAAAATCTAGGTTTCAAAAAGCTTCGTACAATAGTTGAAGAGAACTTAATAAAAGAATTCAGCCCAAAGATCTTGGACAAGATGATTATTCTCTCGAAGCGCCTTTAA
- a CDS encoding lipopolysaccharide assembly protein LapB, whose protein sequence is MEEVLKAIQEKECEKVATLLYYKADELTEDELKIVLEKTEKLALECKDYELYKLVVYYSLEFLEVDKIKDFEELVEKDGSFEAKYHLADLYYLLGELEKSIELYRELLEEEIEKGNLENIAKVYYNMGLIHEELLEYEKALELMNKAENVFEKLGKKEEIAHIRIHKAYITFEIGDIPKAKAELAEILSEAHGNNQLVAQVHLVFEEIFEEKDNYDAALHECLYAMLYGRGTEYFDIAFDSLIDVLWQILMEDKFDVIYNNLDMFARAFPDMKEFFEGVKVVALYKDGKIGREEVSGYITKIKDRRLLDLLEFLSEAEP, encoded by the coding sequence ATGGAAGAAGTACTTAAAGCAATTCAGGAAAAAGAATGCGAAAAGGTAGCAACGTTGCTCTATTACAAAGCAGATGAGCTAACTGAAGATGAGCTAAAGATTGTTCTAGAGAAAACTGAGAAACTCGCATTGGAGTGTAAGGATTACGAACTCTATAAACTGGTTGTCTACTATTCTCTTGAGTTTCTCGAGGTTGATAAGATTAAGGACTTTGAGGAACTTGTTGAGAAAGACGGAAGTTTTGAGGCCAAATATCATCTTGCTGATTTGTATTATCTATTAGGCGAGCTTGAAAAATCAATTGAGCTTTACAGAGAACTGCTTGAAGAGGAAATTGAAAAAGGGAACCTTGAGAATATTGCAAAAGTTTACTACAACATGGGTCTTATCCATGAGGAACTTCTGGAGTATGAAAAAGCTCTAGAACTTATGAACAAAGCTGAAAATGTCTTTGAGAAACTTGGAAAGAAGGAGGAGATTGCCCATATTAGAATTCACAAGGCATATATAACATTTGAAATAGGAGATATCCCAAAAGCAAAGGCGGAACTGGCGGAAATACTTTCCGAGGCGCATGGGAATAATCAATTAGTAGCCCAAGTGCATCTGGTCTTTGAGGAGATATTTGAAGAGAAAGATAATTATGATGCAGCTTTACATGAGTGCCTTTATGCGATGTTATATGGGAGAGGTACAGAGTATTTTGACATTGCATTTGACTCATTAATAGATGTTCTCTGGCAGATACTAATGGAAGACAAATTTGATGTGATATACAACAATTTAGACATGTTTGCCAGGGCCTTTCCAGATATGAAAGAATTCTTTGAAGGTGTAAAAGTTGTTGCCTTATACAAGGACGGAAAAATAGGAAGGGAAGAAGTAAGCGGATATATAACAAAGATTAAAGATAGGAGACTTTTAGATCTGCTTGAGTTCTTAAGCGAGGCCGAGCCCTGA
- a CDS encoding DUF257 family protein: MWEILDKIKPGEIVLIKYSPTVNPTRIIHDIIKWTKSREYQTLITDMYNILDLHLRRMKMEGVDIELLKSVKIIEIGRHKPPMGNVIKFIPVDRELLALLAEYREVYEEVVSKHFTIILLLGLERYMLFKNEVMPFASVLERFLGDTRRIAIYFVNKDVLTDISPNPSPLLEELATTIIELQKDIKKIKLTVNKALNPELEGYEECY, translated from the coding sequence ATGTGGGAAATACTCGACAAAATAAAACCTGGTGAGATTGTACTGATCAAATATTCTCCAACAGTAAATCCCACCAGAATCATTCATGATATTATCAAATGGACAAAAAGTAGAGAATATCAAACATTAATCACGGACATGTATAACATACTAGACCTCCATCTCCGCCGCATGAAAATGGAGGGAGTGGATATAGAATTATTAAAATCAGTAAAAATTATAGAGATTGGGCGGCATAAACCCCCAATGGGAAACGTAATAAAATTCATTCCAGTGGACAGGGAATTATTGGCATTGTTGGCAGAGTATAGAGAGGTTTATGAAGAAGTTGTAAGTAAACACTTTACCATCATTCTTCTCCTTGGATTGGAGAGATACATGCTATTCAAAAATGAGGTTATGCCTTTTGCAAGTGTTCTTGAAAGATTTCTGGGAGACACGCGACGAATAGCGATATATTTTGTTAACAAGGATGTATTAACAGACATTTCTCCCAATCCCTCTCCTCTACTTGAAGAACTTGCTACAACTATAATAGAGCTCCAGAAAGACATAAAGAAAATTAAACTTACTGTTAACAAGGCATTAAACCCCGAACTTGAGGGATACGAGGAATGTTATTAA